From Sporosarcina sp. Marseille-Q4943, the proteins below share one genomic window:
- a CDS encoding bifunctional 2-polyprenyl-6-hydroxyphenol methylase/3-demethylubiquinol 3-O-methyltransferase UbiG — protein sequence MTNFWHERFSTEEYIYGKEPNQFVVEAARMLPPKGKVLCIAEGEGRNSVYLASLGYDVTAWDYAQAGLDKTEQLANEKGVAVKTELRDLAEVEWEEEQWDAIVHIFGHFPEDVMNRTMAGVQKALKVGGFYVSELYTKEQLRYGTGGPRDAAMLMDPADILQKFDGYFIKHFHVGEVNREEGQLHTGTAHVVQSIFQKREEAN from the coding sequence ATGACGAATTTTTGGCATGAACGATTTTCTACAGAAGAGTATATATACGGAAAAGAACCGAATCAGTTTGTCGTGGAAGCTGCCCGCATGCTGCCGCCGAAAGGAAAGGTGCTTTGCATCGCGGAAGGGGAGGGACGGAATTCCGTCTACTTGGCTTCCCTTGGATATGACGTTACTGCTTGGGATTATGCGCAGGCGGGGCTCGACAAGACAGAGCAATTGGCAAATGAAAAAGGGGTTGCGGTGAAGACGGAGCTTCGCGATTTAGCGGAAGTCGAATGGGAAGAAGAGCAGTGGGATGCAATCGTCCACATTTTCGGCCATTTCCCCGAAGATGTCATGAATCGGACGATGGCGGGCGTGCAGAAAGCGCTGAAAGTCGGCGGCTTCTATGTTAGCGAATTATATACGAAAGAGCAGCTCCGATATGGTACAGGCGGTCCGCGCGATGCAGCGATGCTCATGGATCCAGCAGACATTTTGCAAAAGTTCGATGGATATTTCATTAAACACTTCCACGTCGGGGAAGTGAACCGCGAAGAAGGACAGCTACATACGGGAACGGCCCATGTTGTGCAAAGCATTTTTCAAAAGAGAGAGGAAGCGAACTAA
- a CDS encoding PstS family phosphate ABC transporter substrate-binding protein, whose product MQTFWGVLSVLFIMALLFPLAAIGTFTAYFTGMKYLIPIVVAAYLAIGAYAFMSRFELYRYKKIFIIGTSAAVALSLIYAAPGIYDKTRPVLSDGQVDLFEYQPFTEKTESVSLDEPAFLQIEDNLPVIDGATALYPIYAAFAQAVYPEKEYDPYNSEVMSSRTGAAYANLINGRADIIFALEPSKAQIESAKNVGKELKLTPIGKEAFVFFVNAKNPVASLTEDEIKGIYSGDITNWKDVGGKNDPIRAFQRPEDSGSQTALQSFMGDEPIMDPPTEDIASLMGTIIGQVSDYKNHKNAIGYTFKYYSTQMVKNNKIRLLAVNGVEPTVDTIRSGEYPITNEFYAITAGSDNPHVEAFIEWILSDEGQEIIKKTGYVPIRK is encoded by the coding sequence TTGCAAACATTTTGGGGTGTTCTGTCTGTTTTATTTATCATGGCGCTGCTTTTCCCGCTTGCTGCAATCGGGACATTTACTGCATATTTCACAGGAATGAAATACCTTATTCCAATCGTTGTAGCTGCATATCTTGCAATCGGAGCCTATGCCTTCATGTCACGCTTCGAATTGTATCGATACAAGAAGATTTTCATTATCGGAACATCAGCCGCAGTCGCACTTTCACTAATCTATGCCGCTCCCGGAATCTACGATAAGACGAGACCAGTACTTAGTGACGGCCAAGTTGATCTATTCGAATACCAGCCATTCACGGAGAAGACGGAGTCAGTGTCGCTAGACGAGCCGGCTTTCTTGCAAATAGAGGATAATTTACCGGTGATCGACGGAGCAACTGCACTTTACCCAATTTACGCGGCGTTCGCACAAGCTGTTTATCCGGAAAAAGAGTACGATCCCTATAACAGCGAAGTAATGTCGAGCCGGACGGGAGCAGCTTATGCAAACCTCATCAATGGACGGGCGGATATCATTTTCGCTTTGGAGCCATCGAAGGCACAAATAGAGAGTGCGAAGAACGTTGGCAAGGAATTGAAGTTGACGCCGATCGGTAAAGAAGCGTTCGTTTTTTTCGTTAACGCCAAGAACCCAGTTGCAAGCTTGACGGAGGATGAAATCAAAGGGATTTATTCCGGTGACATTACGAATTGGAAAGATGTCGGCGGGAAGAACGATCCAATCCGCGCTTTCCAACGTCCCGAAGATAGCGGTAGCCAAACGGCATTGCAAAGTTTCATGGGAGATGAGCCGATCATGGATCCCCCGACAGAGGACATCGCATCACTTATGGGTACGATCATTGGGCAAGTGTCCGACTATAAAAACCATAAAAATGCAATTGGCTATACATTCAAGTACTATTCGACCCAAATGGTGAAAAACAATAAAATCCGTCTGCTAGCCGTGAACGGTGTTGAACCGACTGTAGACACGATTAGGTCGGGCGAATATCCGATTACGAATGAATTTTATGCCATAACAGCGGGCAGTGACAACCCGCACGTCGAAGCGTTCATTGAGTGGATTCTGTCGGATGAAGGGCAGGAAATTATTAAGAAGACGGGGTACGTACCAATTCGGAAATGA
- a CDS encoding RNA polymerase sigma factor yields MEHEQLWIQQVLAGDKQAYAHIINNYKNQLYATILRMTKNPQDAQDLVQDAFIKVYRNLDKYDASGSFSGWLYRVAINHCMDEFRKKRNKTIHVEIDETKVVNREHPEVVFLKKEKSRQLERLIATLPEDERLIILLRYVNEISYEEIGEVMDVPLSTVRNKLHRAKIKMRETVKREGGYFHELSNS; encoded by the coding sequence ATGGAACACGAACAGCTATGGATCCAGCAAGTGTTGGCAGGCGACAAACAAGCCTATGCCCACATTATTAATAATTATAAAAACCAACTGTACGCAACCATTTTGCGGATGACAAAAAATCCGCAGGATGCCCAGGATCTTGTCCAGGATGCATTCATTAAAGTGTATCGCAACCTCGATAAATATGACGCTAGCGGTTCATTTTCCGGCTGGCTGTACCGAGTAGCCATCAATCATTGCATGGATGAGTTCCGCAAAAAAAGAAATAAGACAATTCACGTAGAAATAGACGAGACGAAAGTGGTTAATCGTGAACATCCGGAAGTGGTCTTTTTAAAGAAAGAAAAGAGCCGGCAACTTGAACGGCTGATCGCCACGTTGCCCGAAGACGAACGGCTCATCATCCTTCTCCGTTATGTCAATGAAATCAGCTACGAGGAAATTGGTGAAGTGATGGATGTCCCATTATCGACAGTCCGCAACAAACTGCATCGGGCGAAGATTAAAATGAGAGAAACGGTGAAACGTGAAGGAGGCTATTTTCATGAACTGTCCAACAGCTGA
- a CDS encoding DUF4179 domain-containing protein — MNCPTADKLSQFVDQLLPKQETAEIEAHVQSCTSCGKVVNAFQKEQRFIEETLQTPTLPENFTDLVLDQLEPYGKLKKQRKTVWKRVALTAAGVILAVSIGATVNPSFAQFIGGLFSSDKVDKGLNLAAEAGLTQKVDLQVEDQGLKFVVEEVIADTSRVSLSYKVLNENGIPQDTRLINPGNEITAIDQNGNKVNWLGTSWYKDSDYGYVEFNLHDQGNKIEKLMIQFSLVELNGVKGNWQLQVPVDLTENRKLTKLVDIKDASAVHHGVEINLKKLQIAPSSFGLFFETSLTEEEKTKYERAMREFEDKFGKDKMDSLFRGNTSGISYHIKNAEDEVIYSTRDMLRGTVEEMDKFGHTTWTHLYIPKNEDQLTFVLDGVYKKEATDIALTIKPKDLNKHPVSLDYKGNQLTVKRVIKPQFGEERSVIINLDGRINSLNTDLGSWIAVDDKGNSYTANLNGSLTEGEKSKYGIKARLSLELEGLKEVPDELTLYLVSMSFYYPVEEEWQVPLLGEN; from the coding sequence ATGAACTGTCCAACAGCTGATAAGCTATCGCAATTTGTAGATCAGTTGCTACCTAAACAGGAAACGGCTGAAATTGAAGCGCATGTACAGTCATGCACTTCCTGTGGAAAAGTTGTGAATGCATTTCAAAAGGAACAGCGCTTCATTGAAGAAACCTTGCAAACACCGACCTTGCCTGAAAATTTCACTGATCTTGTATTGGATCAGTTAGAACCATATGGGAAATTGAAAAAACAACGCAAAACCGTTTGGAAACGAGTAGCACTTACTGCAGCGGGTGTTATTTTAGCGGTAAGCATCGGTGCAACCGTCAACCCTTCCTTTGCTCAATTTATCGGTGGACTGTTCTCTTCTGACAAAGTCGATAAAGGGCTTAATCTAGCTGCTGAGGCTGGGCTTACGCAAAAGGTTGATTTGCAAGTTGAAGATCAGGGACTGAAGTTTGTTGTAGAAGAAGTCATTGCCGATACTTCAAGGGTTTCACTCTCCTACAAAGTACTAAATGAGAATGGAATTCCGCAAGATACTCGTTTGATAAATCCTGGCAATGAAATTACAGCCATCGATCAAAACGGCAACAAAGTAAATTGGTTAGGTACAAGTTGGTATAAAGATAGTGATTATGGTTACGTAGAGTTCAATCTTCACGATCAAGGCAATAAGATAGAAAAACTTATGATTCAATTCAGTCTTGTCGAACTGAATGGAGTAAAGGGCAATTGGCAGTTACAGGTCCCTGTCGATCTGACTGAAAATCGAAAGCTTACAAAATTGGTGGATATAAAGGATGCATCCGCCGTCCATCACGGTGTGGAAATCAATTTGAAGAAACTGCAAATCGCCCCCTCTTCTTTTGGATTATTTTTCGAGACATCACTCACAGAAGAGGAAAAAACAAAGTATGAAAGGGCAATGCGCGAGTTTGAGGATAAGTTCGGCAAAGATAAAATGGATTCGCTTTTCCGTGGGAACACTTCAGGGATTTCCTACCATATTAAAAATGCAGAGGACGAAGTGATTTATTCAACGAGGGACATGTTGCGTGGGACGGTCGAAGAGATGGATAAATTCGGCCACACCACTTGGACCCATTTATACATCCCTAAGAATGAAGATCAACTGACCTTTGTATTGGATGGAGTCTATAAAAAAGAAGCTACAGACATTGCCTTGACAATCAAACCGAAAGATCTTAATAAACATCCTGTGTCGTTAGACTATAAAGGAAATCAATTAACAGTCAAAAGGGTGATAAAGCCACAGTTCGGAGAAGAGAGATCTGTCATCATCAATTTGGATGGTAGGATAAACTCACTCAACACAGACTTAGGTAGCTGGATAGCCGTAGACGACAAAGGAAATAGCTACACTGCCAATCTTAATGGCTCCCTCACTGAGGGTGAAAAGAGCAAATACGGCATCAAGGCAAGATTATCTCTGGAATTAGAAGGTTTGAAAGAAGTGCCCGATGAATTGACGCTATACCTTGTTTCGATGTCATTCTATTACCCTGTTGAAGAGGAATGGCAAGTTCCGTTGCTTGGCGAAAATTAA
- a CDS encoding RNA polymerase sigma factor: protein MSSEVWFDEYYDAVYSYILMLVKDSHTAEDLSQETFMKVIRNEQQFKGDSLVKTWIFRIAYTTTMSYFRKKNPITYFLDLHTHSSKHEQSSEDIVLLNLQQRQFYEALRQLKPSYQNVIILRKIQGFSTKETSVILNWSEGKVKMSLSRALAAFKQELEKGGVTSETLIR, encoded by the coding sequence ATGTCCAGTGAAGTGTGGTTCGATGAATATTATGATGCTGTCTACAGTTACATCCTTATGCTCGTGAAGGATTCCCATACAGCAGAGGACTTGTCCCAGGAGACATTTATGAAAGTGATTCGGAATGAACAGCAATTCAAGGGGGACTCCCTCGTCAAGACATGGATTTTCCGTATCGCCTACACGACGACAATGAGTTATTTCAGAAAGAAAAATCCAATTACGTATTTTCTTGATCTCCATACACATAGTTCCAAGCACGAACAATCCTCGGAAGACATTGTGCTCCTAAATTTACAGCAAAGACAGTTTTACGAAGCGCTCCGCCAACTGAAGCCAAGCTACCAAAACGTAATCATCTTACGAAAGATTCAAGGATTCTCGACAAAAGAAACGTCAGTCATTCTTAATTGGTCAGAAGGAAAAGTGAAGATGAGTTTGTCGAGGGCGCTTGCTGCTTTCAAACAGGAATTAGAAAAAGGAGGGGTTACAAGTGAAACACTTATCCGATGA
- a CDS encoding YwbE family protein, with the protein MDGRNRSDVKPGMKVAVILKKDQRTGVKTEGVVKDLLTNSSFHPHGIKVRLEDGQVGRVSDILE; encoded by the coding sequence ATGGACGGTCGTAATCGAAGTGACGTGAAGCCAGGAATGAAAGTAGCAGTCATCCTGAAAAAGGATCAGCGCACAGGCGTGAAGACGGAAGGTGTCGTTAAGGATTTATTGACAAACTCCAGCTTCCATCCGCATGGCATAAAAGTGCGGTTGGAGGATGGACAAGTCGGACGGGTGAGCGATATTTTGGAATAA
- the lepB gene encoding signal peptidase I translates to MKHLSDDRITEELENLSQKFKPSRAQKDRAHSIIFQENHYRKKVRIQKWIPTVVTFILLLSIISGAFYLTNDNVLQSNNDVTSDWDGFYVQQTSTNSNTQFTIYFHNGTLIIEDITPYSTSGENFNAEKFKKHITITDTKLIPGKYKEYSVTKNEDAYTIEVKGETEFTYTLNKVAPRKYIGEDGIEYSTSLYLDFSEVITDDITPERLETAPQNEHTFLIEWGSDSMDRGNHDFESHEHGQLVVSTDFDELKRGQAVYYHMPPSVIAKNAAVPEMYIGRVVGLPGETVEINGGQVYIDGKMLDTFYGKATRRGAGEEEYFNTVPSSVYRDEQGIRDYFNMNMAAVTVEENTVFILVDQWWRGYDSREYGPLPVGEIEGIITGIAD, encoded by the coding sequence GTGAAACACTTATCCGATGATCGCATAACGGAGGAATTGGAGAATCTTAGTCAGAAGTTTAAACCATCACGCGCACAAAAAGATAGAGCTCATAGTATTATTTTTCAAGAGAACCACTATAGAAAAAAGGTTAGGATTCAAAAGTGGATACCGACTGTTGTTACATTTATCCTTTTACTATCTATCATCTCTGGCGCCTTCTATCTAACTAACGATAACGTTTTGCAAAGTAACAATGACGTTACATCTGACTGGGATGGATTTTACGTACAGCAAACAAGCACAAATAGCAATACTCAATTCACTATTTATTTCCACAATGGAACGCTGATTATAGAAGATATAACTCCGTATTCTACATCTGGTGAGAATTTTAACGCAGAAAAATTCAAAAAGCATATTACAATCACTGATACGAAACTAATTCCTGGAAAATATAAAGAATACAGTGTAACGAAGAACGAAGATGCTTATACAATTGAAGTAAAAGGAGAGACAGAATTCACTTATACCCTAAACAAAGTTGCACCAAGAAAATATATAGGTGAAGACGGGATTGAATATTCAACTAGTTTATATTTGGATTTTTCGGAAGTGATCACAGATGATATAACACCGGAACGTTTGGAAACCGCCCCACAAAATGAACATACATTTCTGATTGAATGGGGTTCCGATTCGATGGATAGAGGAAATCATGATTTCGAATCACATGAGCACGGGCAGCTTGTCGTTTCAACTGATTTCGACGAGCTTAAACGGGGGCAGGCTGTTTACTATCATATGCCGCCTTCTGTCATCGCCAAGAATGCCGCAGTTCCTGAAATGTATATCGGAAGAGTCGTCGGATTACCCGGTGAAACAGTCGAAATTAATGGCGGCCAAGTGTATATTGACGGAAAGATGCTTGATACGTTTTATGGCAAAGCAACAAGGCGTGGCGCAGGCGAAGAAGAGTATTTTAATACGGTACCGAGCAGTGTATATAGGGATGAACAAGGGATAAGGGATTACTTCAATATGAACATGGCAGCCGTAACTGTTGAGGAAAATACGGTGTTCATCCTCGTTGATCAATGGTGGCGAGGATACGATAGCCGTGAGTACGGTCCTTTGCCGGTTGGTGAGATAGAAGGAATCATTACCGGCATTGCGGATTGA